The Candidatus Coatesbacteria bacterium genome segment CGCCGAAACCACGGCCGGGATCATCTGCTTCTCCGACGCCAATTCCCGCTACGAGCCCCAGGCCCTGCGCCGCCTGGCCGCCGCCTTCGCCGACCCCGAGGTCGGCTGCGCCTGCGGGCGCCTGCGGCTGGCCGGGACCCGGGACTCGGGAACGGCCCACGGCGAAGGCCTCTACTGGCGCTACGAGGATTTCATCAAGTCCGCCGAGAGCCGCTCCGGTTCAATGTTGATGGGCGCCGGGACCATCTACGCCGCCCGCCGGGAGCTGATCCCCGACGTCCCCGCCCATCGGGCCGACGACTCCCTGGTACCCCTGGGGATCGCCCTGACCGGCCGCCGCGTGGTCTGGGTCCCCGACGCCGTGGCCGTCGAGCGTACCGCCGCGTCCGCCGATGAGGAGTTTCGCCGCAAGGTGCGGATGATCAGCCACGACTTCGGCGGCTACTTCTACCTCGGCGGTTGCTGGCGGCGCCCCTCGATCGGCTTCAAGCTGCTGTTCCACAAGCTGCTGCGCTGGCTGGTGCCCGTCTTCTACCTGGCCGCCCTCGGCCTGGCCCTGCCGACGGCTCTGGCCGGTAACCTCGCCATGAGCGTCGTCGCCGCGGTCCTCGGCGGTGGATTG includes the following:
- a CDS encoding glycosyltransferase: METAVWSLVGLIVFVYLGYPLLIALIGLLRDYRPPTRSADPPTLALLIPAHNEAAVIADKLANCRELDYPAERIEVIVISDGSTDGTDEIVRRCAAQSGDRRIRLIRQEPREGKVNALKRGIAETTAGIICFSDANSRYEPQALRRLAAAFADPEVGCACGRLRLAGTRDSGTAHGEGLYWRYEDFIKSAESRSGSMLMGAGTIYAARRELIPDVPAHRADDSLVPLGIALTGRRVVWVPDAVAVERTAASADEEFRRKVRMISHDFGGYFYLGGCWRRPSIGFKLLFHKLLRWLVPVFYLAALGLALPTALAGNLAMSVVAAVLGGGLLWGLAAWWAMARGRRPRSLPGRLLALPGHFVMVNTAALAGIWRSLAVGSPATWQTADSAHGELGDD